CTATGAAAATTTTCACAGATAGCTCCTGCTGATTTAGAAGCGCTCTTGATCACACATCAAGAAGTCCAAGATGTTGCAGTTACATCGTGAGCTATAAAAGCTGAAGATTCTTTGTATTCGTCCTCTGCTTTAATCCTAATATATCCTTCCACTTTGTAGAGCTAAGAATGAAGAAGCTGGGGAGATACCAGTAGCATTTATAGTTAGAAGCTCAGGAAGTAAGCTATCTTCCAGTGACATAATCAACTTCGTGGCTAAGAAGGTACGACATTCACCACTTACATCCATATTCAAATGAGAACTTGGTCGCCATTATTTGTTTAGATTCCTAAACCATTTCATTTGCTCAACTGCTCAAGTTCCTAGTTTATTTAAAAACGGTAACTTAAACAGTTTAACCCTTTGTTATGCTTTTATATTAAATGTTTCTCATTAATTTTGCTGGCTTTGGTGGTTTCTTCAAGGTGGCACCATATAAGAAGGTCAGAGAGGTCGTCTTTGTTAACTCAATTCCCAGATCGGCATCAGGAAAAGTACTTAGAAGGAAACTGCGTGACAGTTTAGCCTATTCCAAACTGTAGTTCAACGGCCATTCGAGTCAGCTTCCACATTGCCTAAATtggtttttatatatatttattaaaaatgaaTTCTTATGTGATTTATTTTAGGAACAACTGTATCTCAAAAGCACTTTATTAGAGCCTTTTCATGGTGctataaaaaaaaatccagtaggtcgtaatttaaatttattgttTTCGGATTCTAATGGGCCATTTAGTCGTGTCTGCTCAATATTTTGAATGGTTCCCGATTAAATAAGTTCATGATTATACACAGATGTATGTTATTTAACATTGAGTAAATTTAACTAAATATCGACCTCATTTGTACTACAATGTTCGATTTAATTCTATCAATGGCCAAAAGTTACAATTTGAGCTTATTTCTTAATTGTCATTAATCTATTTTATTTCCATTTTGTAATGGAAAATTCAAGTAGCGCATAAAAGTAACTTGTAATAAATTATTACActgaaattattaattaaaaatacttCAATACCATCGTCTGTACGTATCGTGGCATGCTTTATTCTCTATCCATTTTCTATATAAACAAAGATCTTTAAATAAGTCTTCAACATTAGAATAGAGCCATTGAAAAAAATCTCTTTCTACTTTATATGTTGGAGATACCACTCAGAGTGGTCTAACCTAAATGTCTAAGAGAGGCCATCCAAACTTTCAATATTGGAATTTGACACTGACAATTAAAGACACTAGCATCCCACATAAGATCTAACAATTAGTTTGTCTTTGTATTTgttagaaatttttatatttaagatTGACTATTCACTTTGTTTCTCTCTTGAGTTTCAGCAGATTGCGCCATCAATCCTAACACAAATGGTCTCTTTTTCAATACTCATTGCCGCACCTCTTTGAATTAGCGTTCACTTGATCAACTCATTTGCAATTAAATCGGTAAAACCTAccaaactaattaaaaaaattcaaatcttAACCGACAAGCATATACTAGCGGTAAAACCTACCAAACTAATTAAAAAAACTCAAATCTTAACCGACAAGCATATACCTCTCATATGATGGGGCGAGGAAATTCCTAACCTAACTTAATCCAAAGTGAGTTGCCCACCATTTTAGCCGACTAAGAAATTCCTAACCTAACTTAATCCAAAGTGAGTTGCCCACCATTTTAGCCGACTAAGAAATTCCTAACCTAACTTAATCCAAAGTGAGTTGCCAATTAGACGGGTTCACTCACAAAcctatcaaaaaaaaataaaaacaaatattgAAAACTTTAAATTAGAGTCGGTCTGTTTAGATCCATCTTAAAAtggattgataaaattttaatctaactcGTTTAAATTGATTGACGGGACAAACTAATCCTAAGGTCCAATTCAAATTGACAACTTTAGCATATACCATAATATCTCTTCTCTAATGTAAAATCCTATTATCTTTTCATAATCtcacttttcctttcttcttctcctcggcTAGTATCTTTCCCTAGTATCTTTCCCTTTGATTGAGTGTTTAAGTAGGTACCTAAACACCCAATTACTTCTATCATTGATGGTAAGACAACCAAGTAGCTTAGTAGTTATGCACTAAACAGGAAGAAAGAATTAAGCCCACATTGTTGATTTGAGATGGAAGTTCATTTGTTCCTACAttgttgattttaatttaaactatgaaatGCAATTGTTGGGAAAGTGGTCTTCCAATCCAGCCTTGGAGAATGTATAAAATTGCGTATTAAAAACAGAAGAAAATGAACTCATTAAGAAAAAACAGAGCAGCAGAAAATTGGAATTTTATTAATGGAGATCTACAAACAAACAAGAAATACAACCATAAAGATAGACGTAATGTAATGTAATTTAATGAGAAGGATTCAGGACCACGAACTGTCGAAGGCAGCGGAGGTGATCGCCTGCGAGAATTCCTTAAAGCTGATGCGGCCGTCGCCGTCGTGGTCGGCCTCCTTGATCATGCCGGTGAGCTCGCTGGCGGTGAGGGCGTGGCCCAGCTTCGCCATCGAGTGCGCCAGCTCCGCCGCCGTGATGTACCCGTTCCCGTCGCGGTCGAACATCCCGAACAGCCGCCGGAGCTGCTCCTCCGTGTAGGGCGACCGGGCCGCGACCAGATCGGGGGAGACGAGGGCGATGAACTCCGAGAACTCGATGAGGCCGTTGGCGTTGGTGTCGGCCCTCTGGATCAGGGCCTCGAGCTGATCCCCGCCGGGCTTGACGCCGAGGCAGCGGAGGAGGGATCCGAGCTCCAGCTGGGTGAGACTCCCGTCGTTGTTCCGGTCGAAGGAGCGGAAGATCTCACGGAGCTCCGCCAGTTGCTCATCGTCTAGTTTCACGGGATCTTCGCCGCTGCTCATCTCCCGGCCAATTACGCTTCGACTTCTGGATATCTGTCCCTCCCGACCGCTGCCGATCCGCGGTTGCCCTCGGAAATGGGATCTAAATTTAGCCCAGATCTCTCATCAAAATCGCAGCTTTATACTCATGGCGATGAGAGCGAGATCATAAAGCGGAATGACGGAAGAGGGACTGGCTCCCGAATGAATCGCCCTCCTCCGCGATCGGATCGGCATCGACATCTGCATTTTGAGGGCGTCGCCGACCCGACTTCTTGGGGACGAAAGCGTCGGTGGAGAATACCGAGGCGTAATTAGCGTCGGTTCAACCAAGCGGCTGTTCGGAATGGCGACGGGCCGGCCCGTCAAAAAAACCTACCATGTCACTGTCGCCCGCCGGTTGGTCTGGCtggatctttttattaataaaattggcAAGCCAACCCAGCCCAATCCCAAATTGATGGGTTTATTTAACACACTGTCAAACTTTTCAATTCTGGAAATTCCttattttagatttatttattttatccaaTCTCTCCTTTAATGCAAACTTAACAAATCCAGTTAAACCAAAATTAATTAGTGTTTTTGGCAGATGGATATAAAACAAACAACAGGTACAGTACAAATTTAAATAAGACATTGAAAATCTTTGATAATTCAAACTCTAACCATTTCTTAAGaaaaaattttgtttattatCAAACTCAATTGTATTTGATTTTGTCCGAAAGctaaatcaacggacgctgggcacgcggcGCTCTTCGAGTAGCTGACATAGATCTTCGACCGTtcgtacggacctccggcgaacctacaaagaagtcgggacgggaaggggttcccggcgacgaccctccgacgctcaagtcaggcaagcagacaacAAAGACGTGGCTCTGAAAATCGTagcacgcgtacctccggtgaagggtgaggccctttatatagggctggaaaGGGACTCACGCACACAGATCGAGGcgaacacgtgtcctcagcccatacctcaatatgggcttgtcagaaaagcttacctgaccccttactgttacagtccgagcacgtctttgatgggacagcgaaCCCCTGTCCTAAGATCCTACGTATGGCCTGCTCCTCGAACATGCTcgttgtcagaggatgtttccttgtcctgttCTCTTCTTAATACATGCCGAGTGTCCGGCCGATCGGCAGTCCCTTTGTGTCCGACCGGTCATAcgtgctggtccacttaggatattcccggtagtgtgctctgtggagactgatcgcagtattgctaccttatgccttcggccgagtgggCCACCCGCTCGCCCGTACGATCCTattcaacgagcgtcggaaccctgccTCCTCGCCAGGTGCCTTTGACTCCGATGGGACCCCGTTTGGTCGACCGGTCTCCTCTTCTCCGGTCGACCGGTCTcctcttctccggtcggccgttcggccctttgacttTCACGTAGCGTTGACTTCTCTTAGAGGGGAGGtccctgttcttatcgccggatcagtgTTCAATTTGAATTACTTGCTCCCTCATGATATTGTAAAGAAGTGTTTCTCTATAGTCTATCCACCCATAAATCTAAAATGAATTTACATaagtattattattttcaattatgTAGCGTGATATATGTTTAGTAGTATACACATTATAATTTGATAatacataaaaataataattatataacatAAGTAGGTGACACTTGAATATAATTTAATAgcatataataaaatctaaatccGATAGCATCTAaactataatttgataaaacctataatatataatttaatgacatatttaaattttaaatgtcaATTAGTGGCTACCGGTAGCATAAAGCAATATTGTGTATGGGCATGCCTTCTAGCAAAGACTAGTTTAAAACGTTAGTTTTCTGCATATTAATCCTAAATAAATTGAAGTTTAAATGCATATATAATACAGAATGATGTATTTGTGTGTCCAGATATGACACTAGTGTTGTTAATTAATTTCGATTTTGGATAATGTCCAGATATAACATTATTCTTTCCGTCAAAGAAACATCACTACAGATATTTGGATATAATTTCGATTTTAAACGGCGAAAACAATTTGTATCTCAAGTTGTTCCTGAACATTGTACAATATCCATATTCTGAAGTTTAGATTACAGCCATTACTGCCAcaatctataaataagaagcATCACAAATCACTGGATCAATCCTTGGGCTGGCTCAGGTTTACCTTGACTCTCAGATGAAGTATTGGTGGATGTCTCTGATAGTTGAACCTTGTCAAAGTCATCCTGCAGTTCCTTCTCTGGCTCTTTCTCGATTGCCTTCGATTGGGGATCACTTCCCTGCTCAGTTGGCTCCTTCTCGAGAACCTTGTCGATTGCCTTCAATTGGACATCACTACTTTCTTGCTCGTTCATTACCTTATCGATTGTCTTCAATTCAATATTGGTGCTTCCCTGCTCGATCCCAACCTCCTCCACTTCCTTCGATCCAATGCCATTATTGATAATATTTGATTCCTGATCACTTTGAGTTTTGTCCATTGTCTTTGAACCAGCATTGCTAGCAGCTTTAGCGACCACCCTATGAAAGGTCTCGGTCACCCACGAGGCACTTGAGGATACATACCTGTTGCTCATTAACGCGGCACCAGCAGTGCTAACTTTTTGCTCCGCAACCGCAAAGGCTGATTTCGTCTTCTCTGAGACCTGATACTTTTGATCCATTTCAGTGACCTTCTCATTGACAGCAGTAGTGCCCTTGCTGATCTTCTCGCGGAGCCGGATTCTCTGGTCCAGCTCTGAAACTTTAGCTGAAGCTGTGGATCTTAGCTGGTGCTTCTCGTCAAAAGACTTTGCCTTGTTGAGAGCatctttaccaaggatgaagccCTTACCAAGCATAGTGCTGACAACATTCTCTGCCTTTTGGACGACTAATCCAATGCCACTGACAGCCTCACTGCTATCATTTGACTGCATACAATCATGATGGGTATTTACTTTTTGCAGCTACCCGAATTTAGAGGATAAAAGAATAAGAGGGAAAGTAGTAAAAAAAATGTACTGAATGAGGAACTGAAACGTTGGCTGGAAGCTGGTAGTCTGGATCGGGTGTGATATCAATGACTAAATCAACAATTTTTGCACCCTGTACGTGAAAAGAGACCAAGTTATAAAGGAGAACAAGAAACAGTATGACCCGCTATCAACAATTTGAAAGAGAATAGGAAATAGTTAGAATAATAATGTCAGCTGAGAAGGTTACAACTATTTTGTCCAACTAAAGAGAACTGCTACACAAATATATGACTCCAATATATATATCCAAGATGAACTGAGTGTTATCTGGGGCCAATGGAAAAATCTAATGATTAAATGCACAAGTAGcattaaacaaaaatattatcaTACCCATATAACTATTAACTATACCACTTCTAAAGTTGGAGAATAGATATCAACTAGGTCCACCTAAAATACAAAAAAGTCCAAAAAATATACTGATAGAGCCATACTTTCAagagcattttttttaaaaaaaaactctgttCAAACTAATCTGCTCTTATGACAAGGAGAAAACAGTAGAGGAGAGAATGAATAAAGTCTATAATTATTTCGAGAAATAAGGAGAATAAATCATAAGAAACTGAATTAAATTTTGACATTTCAAAGAAGATACAGGGAGGATAATGAAAGACTTATCTTTTGAAATTATATTGATGGATTAATGAATAAAGgttatgcaaatgaaaagaaaaatgagaTTTAAGATTCAGATATCTACTCTAAGAAAGGAGAAATGCTGAGCAAAGAATAGAAAGGTGACTAAAGTCTGAGATTGACATTGAgagaaaaatattgaaataagaaGGCACTAGCAAACCTCAATGAAAATTATGCACATAGAATGCAAAAAAAGAATAAGATCAAAAGGGATGTTGAAACAAAAATGTGGTACTTCAACTTTGAAGTAAGAGAGAGAGGAAGTGGTGATGCTTCAATACTTGCCTTAAAatctatattttatattaaaatttcaagCTTTTTTACAGCTATTGATGCATTCCTCATTTTTCAGACTTTTGGTTCTttcctcattttttttctctaGTTATTTTTATCTTGGCTCCTCTTTTCTGTTGAAAATAGCTGATCGGGTCCTGCAAATAGCGGCAACTGATTGAGCTAAAGCTGATTTTCTGAGAAAATTGACCTGGCCTAAACAAACTGATTTGGGTATTAATAGAGAGAACAATCTAAACCCAAATCTAAAGGGACCATACCTTATGACTACAAACATATGTAAATATATTCAGTTTTTGTCTAAAAAAAACCCCCAAAACTTGCTTTAAACTTGCATGGTACATATTTCAGAAATTGAAATTCAAACCAGAATCTGAAAATAGCCAAAAAATGAAGGTTGATTCATTAGTTGGTATAGTTAAAGGTTATCATGTTTTCCCTTTGGCTTCAATCGAACTTTAGGATTGTTTTATGCAGTTTGCTTTGGCTAGGTCCAGTGCAAAAATTAAACTCAGGCATTTCTCATGGTACTTCAATTTCCTAGAAAAGTGAAGCATGTTTTCAAACTCTTTTCACACGAACTAGGCAACTAAACCTCTCAATGTATGGAGGGACTAGAGCTTGTCAGAAGGAAGTGATGGCCTTGGGTGGAAAGGTGGGAGATGCAATGGGCCTGGATGGCTAGAAAGCCCATGTAGTGAGGAGGCAAAGGGAGAAGGTGCAACATATCAACAAAGTGATAGTGGAGCATATCAGCTGGAACATGTAGGTGAAGGCAAAGAGGTTGAGGAACTAAAGGTTGGACTAGATGGTAATAGAGGTGGAGATGAATGACAGGTTATCTCAATTCTCAAGGCAGAGGACATAAACACATTGCTCGAAATAGAGGTGCCGGTTTGAGACAAATCACTAATATGCATGCTCTTATTTCTCCAACCGTGTCCTCTCTCTTTGTGAGATATATTTGTTGTTTTGTCTTACCTATAATGGTTGGCGTCAATTAACTATGCCTTGCAACCGAGCAAAGAGAATGTATTgtgtttttttaattataaaactcaaaattaaaaatctaccaaattagttttttatttaattaattaattatttcaatttcTTATTGGCATCAAGTGAGAAAAGCTAGATGTTTGACAATTTGTCCTCCAACCTCCAACCAGGATTAAAGATGTCATTGAAGCAGCTATTCCCATGCATACCATAGTATGAAAAAAAGAacattttgaaaatcatccattTGCTGGGGCTGTTTATAAATAGATAAAGATCTCCAGTCTCATCTTCTATACTAACATATACCATGAAACCAACAATGGTATTTGAGATCTCTTCCTTGACCACTTATCCTATAAGTAATCTTTCTCAATATTATTGGTTGATTAAGACAAATTTTCAGtttatatttctttattttaACAGATTTTTCTAAAACAATTCCTATTCCATTTTCAAAAAACATGAGATGTTTCTTGCTTAGTTGCTTTCTAACCtatataagaaaaataatttattgaacTTATCCTATTTTGTTTTCTTAATTACTAGTAAACACCTATTCTCCACCTCACCATCATTTTTCTACTCTCTTCTGTTCCTCACTTGCCTTCTATTTCCCACCCTGCAAGTAAATGAAGTCTTAGAGATGTACTTGCTCACTATAAAAGAGGAGTCATTCTAAGGTCTCTAGAGACCAAGAGTTTTCTCTAGTTCCTTTCTCCCCCATGCTTAGGAGATATTTGAAGTCAAAATAGAACATTAAAAGGGCTTATAACAACCCTCTACACCGGTGTGCCAACAACACATCGGTTATAACCCTAAGGAAGAAGATTTGCTAACACAAAAGTGTATCAGTTGTATCCCTAAAGAAGAAGATTGGAATTAAACTAAACTGGTTGAAACTTTACCTTACAACTATGAGCTTCAGCTTGCTTGGAAgttcattttcttttttatttattttgtaaaaGTTAAATCCGCGGCTTAATTTTTTATATCTCTTGATCAGAAAAGGCTAACTTTAAATCTATCTTCGATTATATGATGGAATCAATAATTATGTTTTACAAATTACAACAAGACACAACTCTGGTCAAAGGTGGGTATTGATTTAGAGCTTTTTAAATACCATAGGGCCAGCTCTCAATGGGTTTACCTAAGATCTTATTGTGTTCTTAAAGTGAATGTTATTTTATTAATCTACTAAGACTGCTGATGGCAAAGAATGTAAGTTTGCTAGATGAGATTGTACAAGTAGATTGAATGAGAGAAGTGAGGCATGGAGGAGGAggcaaaggaaacaagaaaagtaAAAGATGCCATGTTGCTAGATCAAACCTACACCCTAAGGGATCACTCAAGAAACTCTAAACTTAGGAGAACTTGACTCTAATACCAAATTAAGAAGAATTAAATTGTACTATTCAATTTAAAGTAGAACAATACCTCACACATAGGACTTTGATATAACACATTATCAAATACAGAAGTGAGATCAAACCAATAAAttctaacatacataatcaacttTAATAATTTCAACCataagttttgtaaaaaaaaGGTTAGTGATGTTCAAACATGAAATCTATGGAAAAAAACATGTTTTTAGATTATATGATTCTCACCTCTAACCACATGAAAACTTATAAGCTAAATTCATTTGCAAGTCTAGTAGCCAGTGTCATGTGATAAGAAACGAATATCTAGTAAGACAATAATGTTATGACCAACATACTGTAAGCAGGAGTGCTGTCTCTGCTCCTTGTGAATCTTTGAAGGTGACATAGGCAACTTGAGAAGACTCATTTTCcctgcatgattgtatttaaaaaCTTAGTGTGGATGAGAAGACTTTGTTATACACTGGAATGGGAAAGATGTTAAAATGAGTGCAGACCTTTGCATTTCAACATACACAATTTCAccagaaaaggaa
This window of the Zingiber officinale cultivar Zhangliang chromosome 3B, Zo_v1.1, whole genome shotgun sequence genome carries:
- the LOC121967583 gene encoding binding partner of ACD11 1-like isoform X2 codes for the protein MSLTTVKISNVSPNASMQEIKEFFSFSGEIVYVEMQRENESSQVAYVTFKDSQGAETALLLTGAKIVDLVIDITPDPDYQLPANVSSNDSSEAVSGIGLVVQKAENVVSTMLGKGFILGKDALNKAKSFDEKHQLRSTASAKVSELDQRIRLREKISKGTTAVNEKVTEMDQKYQVSEKTKSAFAVAEQKVSTAGAALMSNRYVSSSASWVTETFHRVVAKAASNAGSKTMDKTQSDQESNIINNGIGSKEVEEVGIEQGSTNIELKTIDKVMNEQESSDVQLKAIDKVLEKEPTEQGSDPQSKAIEKEPEKELQDDFDKVQLSETSTNTSSESQGKPEPAQGLIQ
- the LOC121968585 gene encoding probable calcium-binding protein CML18; amino-acid sequence: MSSGEDPVKLDDEQLAELREIFRSFDRNNDGSLTQLELGSLLRCLGVKPGGDQLEALIQRADTNANGLIEFSEFIALVSPDLVAARSPYTEEQLRRLFGMFDRDGNGYITAAELAHSMAKLGHALTASELTGMIKEADHDGDGRISFKEFSQAITSAAFDSSWS
- the LOC121967583 gene encoding binding partner of ACD11 1-like isoform X1 codes for the protein MSLTTVKISNVSPNASMQEIKEFFSFSGEIVYVEMQRENESSQVAYVTFKDSQGAETALLLTGAKIVDLVIDITPDPDYQLPANVSVPHSSNDSSEAVSGIGLVVQKAENVVSTMLGKGFILGKDALNKAKSFDEKHQLRSTASAKVSELDQRIRLREKISKGTTAVNEKVTEMDQKYQVSEKTKSAFAVAEQKVSTAGAALMSNRYVSSSASWVTETFHRVVAKAASNAGSKTMDKTQSDQESNIINNGIGSKEVEEVGIEQGSTNIELKTIDKVMNEQESSDVQLKAIDKVLEKEPTEQGSDPQSKAIEKEPEKELQDDFDKVQLSETSTNTSSESQGKPEPAQGLIQ